One Armatimonadota bacterium genomic window carries:
- a CDS encoding DUF1080 domain-containing protein: protein MGFSRRDVLSRLSATAGGFLLGGLVSRGAEAQGYDDTPMLPGGHWRVHDSKRPQPTVITPGAVAGAAPSDAVVLFGGKDLSMWKSGEDAAKWKVAPGEYFESTRGTGNIRTRDEFGDCQLHVEFCEPNPPKGSDQGRGNSGIFLFGRYEIQVLDCFENKTYADGMTGSIYGQTPPLVNACRKPGTWETYDIVFVGPRFDGDKLVTPALATVFLNGVLVQHATPLIGSTQHRQVGKYEPHGPKGALELQDHGDPVRYRNIWIREIGPHAEVYTRAMNSIG from the coding sequence CTTTTAGGCGGTCTCGTCAGTCGAGGAGCCGAAGCACAAGGTTACGACGATACGCCGATGCTTCCTGGTGGTCACTGGAGGGTTCACGACAGCAAGCGGCCCCAGCCGACGGTCATTACTCCGGGTGCGGTTGCGGGCGCGGCTCCCTCGGATGCGGTGGTGCTGTTTGGCGGCAAGGATCTTTCGATGTGGAAGAGCGGGGAAGACGCTGCGAAGTGGAAGGTTGCGCCCGGCGAGTACTTTGAGTCCACACGCGGAACCGGCAATATTCGAACGCGAGACGAGTTCGGCGATTGTCAACTTCATGTGGAGTTCTGTGAGCCAAATCCACCGAAGGGAAGTGACCAGGGACGCGGTAACTCGGGCATCTTTTTGTTTGGGCGATACGAGATTCAGGTTCTGGACTGTTTTGAGAACAAGACTTACGCTGACGGTATGACGGGGTCGATCTACGGCCAGACGCCGCCATTGGTAAACGCTTGCCGCAAGCCGGGTACGTGGGAGACATACGATATCGTGTTCGTGGGTCCGCGATTCGATGGTGACAAACTGGTGACCCCAGCGCTGGCGACGGTGTTCCTGAACGGTGTGTTGGTTCAGCACGCGACGCCATTGATTGGCTCGACGCAGCACCGGCAAGTGGGCAAGTATGAGCCGCATGGGCCGAAGGGTGCACTGGAACTGCAGGATCATGGCGATCCGGTGCGATATCGCAACATCTGGATTCGGGAAATTGGTCCGCATGCCGAGGTGTACACACGGGCGATGAATAGCATCGGTTAG
- a CDS encoding M20/M25/M40 family metallo-hydrolase, with the protein MLRRLSFAILAAAIGGTALAQGDQATIDKILDEGMVRNQARQTLETFCGQFGARLTSSQALEKAQAWAMEQFKSYGCTNVHLEKWGEWPVGFDRAMSGHVGRMTAPFSRELQFTTPSWTPGTRGLTKGTAIMEPKSMDDLTAHKSDYKGKWLVLSSALPRRRPSASGETQAPDPRTLVIEAAFKAGILGTITPSRNDLVVTFGNYNITWDKLPTQTSIIVRKSDYDAMTGAMTAGQKVQLEFDIKQSFRKGPIAINNVVAEIKGTEKPDEVVIVSGHYDSWDGPGSQGALDNGNGSAVTMETARILMASGAKPKRTIRFILWSGEEQGLFGSRGYVKDHEAEMDKISCVLVDDGGTNYWGGFVGLETQRSMFQPSMDVLNKAFADLPMIFRAQEQMPKGGGSDHASFNAVGVPGFFTIETGVSDYNYVHHTQHDKIEAAINKYMIQSSTAAAVTSFNIACADGMMPRGPKPAPPVGG; encoded by the coding sequence ATGTTGAGGCGATTGAGTTTTGCAATCCTAGCCGCCGCGATTGGCGGAACCGCTTTGGCCCAGGGGGACCAGGCGACCATCGACAAGATTCTCGACGAAGGAATGGTTCGCAACCAGGCTCGGCAGACGCTAGAGACTTTTTGCGGTCAATTTGGCGCACGGCTGACGTCCTCGCAGGCGCTTGAGAAAGCGCAGGCGTGGGCGATGGAGCAGTTTAAGTCCTATGGCTGTACGAACGTTCACTTGGAGAAGTGGGGCGAGTGGCCGGTCGGCTTCGATCGAGCCATGTCGGGCCATGTGGGGCGGATGACGGCCCCGTTTTCGCGTGAGCTGCAGTTCACGACGCCGAGTTGGACACCGGGCACGAGGGGGCTGACGAAGGGCACGGCGATTATGGAGCCGAAGTCGATGGACGACTTGACGGCGCATAAGTCTGACTATAAAGGAAAGTGGCTCGTGCTGTCCTCGGCCTTGCCGCGGCGACGTCCATCGGCGAGCGGCGAGACTCAAGCTCCCGACCCGCGTACCTTGGTGATCGAGGCGGCGTTCAAGGCTGGGATTCTTGGGACAATCACCCCTTCGCGAAATGATTTGGTGGTGACGTTTGGCAACTACAACATCACCTGGGACAAGCTTCCGACGCAGACAAGCATCATCGTTCGGAAGAGCGACTACGACGCGATGACCGGCGCGATGACGGCAGGGCAGAAGGTTCAGCTTGAGTTCGACATCAAGCAGAGCTTCCGCAAGGGGCCGATCGCGATCAATAACGTGGTGGCCGAAATTAAGGGAACCGAGAAGCCGGATGAAGTGGTGATCGTGAGCGGTCACTATGACAGTTGGGACGGACCGGGTTCACAGGGTGCGCTCGACAACGGCAACGGCTCGGCGGTGACGATGGAGACGGCGCGAATCCTGATGGCTTCGGGCGCAAAGCCGAAGCGGACGATCCGGTTCATTCTGTGGTCGGGCGAGGAGCAGGGGCTGTTCGGCTCGCGCGGATACGTGAAGGACCACGAGGCGGAGATGGATAAGATCAGTTGCGTGCTGGTGGATGATGGCGGAACGAACTACTGGGGTGGCTTCGTCGGTCTGGAGACGCAGCGGTCGATGTTCCAGCCCTCCATGGATGTGCTGAACAAGGCGTTTGCCGATCTGCCGATGATCTTTCGGGCTCAGGAACAGATGCCGAAAGGAGGCGGAAGCGACCACGCGAGCTTCAATGCGGTGGGCGTTCCCGGCTTCTTTACGATCGAGACGGGTGTGAGCGACTATAACTACGTTCACCACACTCAGCACGACAAGATCGAAGCGGCGATCAATAAATACATGATTCAGTCGAGCACGGCGGCAGCGGTGACGTCGTTCAACATTGCGTGCGCGGACGGGATGATGCCGCGAGGTCCAAAGCCGGCTCCTCCGGTGGGCGGCTAG